In Alkalihalobacillus sp. AL-G, the genomic stretch AATTCATTTTCATTCGACATGGTTTTCCCTCCCTTGCATTATGAATTTATCAAACTCATCACTTCAGATCGTGCTGCCTGATCTTTTTCAAATATTCCTCTGACCGCAGAAGTGATTGTTTTTGAACCTGATTTCTTCACGCCTCTCATCGTCATACACATATGTTCTGCTTCAATGATGACCATTACACCATGTGGAGTAAGAGAATCTTTCAAAGAATCTGCAATTGTGGAAGTGATTCGTTCCTGTAGCTGTGGTCGTCTGGCAACCGCCTCTACTGCCCGAGCCAGCTTGCTAAGTCCTGTCACTTTTCCACCTTTAGGTATGTATGCTACATGTGCTTTTCCGAAAAATGGAACGAGATGATGTTCACACATTGAATAAAAAGGAATGTCTTTCACGAGTACAAGCTCTTCGTGGTCTTCTCCAAAGATCGTTTGAAAGTGTTCTGATGGATCTTGATTCAAGCCCTGGAACACTTCTTCATACATTCGTGCTACACGTTTC encodes the following:
- the folE gene encoding GTP cyclohydrolase I FolE, whose product is MDHNKIETAVKMILEAIGEDPEREGLLDTPKRVARMYEEVFQGLNQDPSEHFQTIFGEDHEELVLVKDIPFYSMCEHHLVPFFGKAHVAYIPKGGKVTGLSKLARAVEAVARRPQLQERITSTIADSLKDSLTPHGVMVIIEAEHMCMTMRGVKKSGSKTITSAVRGIFEKDQAARSEVMSLINS